A region from the Methanobacterium formicicum genome encodes:
- a CDS encoding heavy metal translocating P-type ATPase — MSKDQHNQQCKTDENSSEICTCCGGDVFQEKEPLWKQKSLKIIVTSAIIFALGIVLENLLGQGLLAEVAFLAVVAVAGFEIIQSAFKGLLKLRFNMSFLITIAAAGAFLIGHGEEGAAVMFLFYVAEFLEDYASERARSSIAALLKLAPETAHVVRNGGEIEIHTHAVDLGEKVVVRAGDKIPLDGLVVKGQSAVDQSPLTGESMPVTKKEGDEVFAGTINCEGYLEIMVSRKSDETVISRIIELVRQSKDKKSKTEAFIDRFATYYTPSVILVAVTVAVVPPFFLGMSFEEWFYRALVLLVVSCPCALAISTPVSMVSGITAATRKGVLIKGGEYVEEMKNVKAMVFDKTGTLTEGLLEVAEIVPFNGNSHQDILQLAASLELHSKHPLAKAIVKKAEDENIQLKDVTNFKSTAGAGLKGEIQGKMFYLGNKTFIKQLNPLNGEDILGKEVRGKLKEYDSEGKTTVLLGKGQEIMGLMVLMDRIRDSALETVTFLKNNGIKTIMLTGDNEGTACRVATQLGLDEYHHSLLPEDKVNKIDELAQQYGNVAMVGDGVNDAPALAKANIGIAMGAVGSDVAIETADVALMHDDLSQLEYLVKLSRKTMGVVQQNVVLSIVVKSSFALFAVLGLITLWMAVGIGDMGLSLAVILNALRIGVAKAY; from the coding sequence ATGTCCAAAGATCAACATAATCAACAGTGTAAAACGGATGAAAACTCGTCTGAAATATGTACCTGCTGCGGGGGAGATGTTTTCCAAGAAAAAGAACCATTATGGAAACAAAAATCCCTAAAAATCATCGTAACCTCGGCCATAATTTTTGCCCTGGGGATAGTGCTGGAGAATCTCCTGGGCCAGGGGCTACTGGCCGAGGTTGCCTTCCTAGCAGTGGTGGCCGTTGCTGGATTTGAAATAATTCAAAGTGCATTTAAGGGATTATTAAAGCTCAGATTCAACATGAGTTTCTTAATAACCATTGCTGCTGCCGGGGCATTCCTTATTGGTCATGGTGAAGAGGGTGCGGCAGTGATGTTTCTGTTCTATGTGGCCGAGTTTTTAGAGGACTATGCCAGTGAAAGAGCACGTAGCTCAATAGCAGCCCTGCTTAAATTGGCACCTGAAACTGCCCATGTTGTTAGAAATGGCGGAGAAATTGAAATACATACTCATGCCGTGGACCTGGGGGAGAAAGTGGTAGTTCGTGCTGGTGACAAGATACCTTTAGATGGATTGGTGGTCAAAGGACAATCCGCAGTGGATCAGTCTCCCCTAACTGGGGAAAGCATGCCCGTCACCAAAAAAGAAGGTGATGAAGTTTTTGCCGGTACCATCAACTGTGAGGGTTACCTGGAAATTATGGTGTCCCGTAAATCAGATGAAACTGTTATATCCCGAATAATAGAACTAGTTCGCCAATCTAAAGATAAAAAATCCAAAACAGAAGCCTTTATTGATAGATTCGCCACTTACTACACTCCCAGTGTTATTCTGGTGGCGGTAACTGTGGCGGTGGTACCACCTTTCTTCCTGGGAATGTCCTTTGAGGAATGGTTCTACCGGGCCCTGGTTTTACTGGTGGTATCCTGTCCCTGTGCCCTGGCCATTTCTACCCCAGTTTCCATGGTTTCAGGGATAACTGCAGCTACTAGAAAGGGTGTTCTCATAAAAGGTGGGGAATATGTGGAGGAAATGAAAAATGTGAAGGCCATGGTCTTTGACAAAACCGGGACATTGACCGAAGGACTCCTGGAAGTAGCAGAGATAGTTCCCTTCAATGGTAATTCCCACCAGGATATCTTGCAACTGGCTGCTTCCCTGGAACTACATTCCAAACATCCCCTGGCCAAAGCCATAGTCAAAAAGGCAGAAGATGAAAATATCCAACTGAAAGACGTTACCAACTTTAAATCCACGGCTGGTGCCGGATTAAAGGGCGAAATTCAGGGAAAAATGTTTTATTTAGGGAATAAAACCTTTATTAAGCAGTTAAATCCTCTAAATGGTGAAGATATTCTGGGTAAAGAGGTCCGGGGAAAATTAAAAGAATATGATTCAGAGGGTAAAACCACGGTTCTCCTGGGAAAGGGACAGGAAATTATGGGATTAATGGTTCTAATGGATCGCATCAGGGATAGTGCCCTGGAGACAGTTACCTTCCTTAAAAACAATGGGATTAAGACCATCATGCTCACTGGAGATAACGAGGGTACTGCCTGCCGGGTGGCCACCCAGTTAGGTCTGGATGAATACCACCATAGTTTACTACCGGAAGATAAGGTGAATAAGATTGATGAACTGGCACAACAATATGGAAATGTGGCCATGGTGGGAGACGGAGTTAATGATGCTCCTGCACTGGCAAAAGCCAATATAGGAATTGCTATGGGGGCAGTTGGTTCAGATGTGGCCATTGAAACCGCCGATGTGGCACTGATGCACGATGATCTATCCCAATTGGAATATCTGGTGAAACTGAGCAGAAAAACCATGGGTGTGGTCCAGCAGAATGTGGTCCTTTCCATTGTGGTTAAAAGTTCATTTGCCCTTTTTGCAGTTCTAGGATTGATCACCCTGTGGATGGCAGTGGGTATCGGGGATATG